The following are encoded in a window of Bacillus xiapuensis genomic DNA:
- the mnmH gene encoding tRNA 2-selenouridine(34) synthase MnmH — protein MFKDISIEQLLSLKDQGKINMIDVRSPSEYKEATIPGSLNIPFFDDKERAEIGTLYKQVSPQAAKERGLEIVSAKLPAFVKEFARIPGEKSVFCWRGGMRSRTTATVLSLMGISVLRLKGGYRAYRQWVVEQLCALDIKQRVYVINGNTGSGKTALLHRLRQEGFPVIDLEGLANHRGSIFGQIGLQPHNQKTFDALLTEELKRFQSSPYLLLEGESKRIGKVTLPDQLMKAKEQGTQLVIDMPIEERIIHILEDYQPWDYKQECLEAFRRIKRRIHTPIAKQIESDLEADCFASAVKLLLEYYYDPLYEHSTNQYDEDRIVTIQAHNTGEAVEAIREYLTTITQH, from the coding sequence ATGTTTAAAGATATTTCAATAGAGCAGTTACTCTCATTGAAGGATCAAGGCAAAATTAATATGATTGATGTGAGATCACCATCTGAATATAAAGAGGCTACCATTCCCGGCAGCTTAAATATCCCGTTCTTTGACGATAAAGAAAGAGCGGAAATCGGAACATTGTACAAGCAAGTAAGCCCGCAAGCAGCGAAGGAGCGCGGCCTTGAAATCGTTTCAGCGAAATTGCCTGCGTTCGTGAAGGAGTTTGCCCGGATTCCAGGCGAAAAGTCCGTATTTTGCTGGCGCGGCGGCATGAGAAGCCGCACCACAGCCACTGTTCTTTCTTTAATGGGCATCTCGGTTCTTCGCCTGAAAGGAGGCTACCGCGCCTATCGGCAATGGGTCGTAGAGCAGCTCTGCGCATTAGATATCAAGCAACGCGTCTATGTGATCAACGGAAATACAGGATCAGGCAAAACTGCCTTGCTTCATCGCCTTCGGCAGGAAGGGTTCCCGGTCATTGACCTCGAGGGTCTTGCGAATCATAGAGGCTCCATATTCGGACAAATTGGCTTGCAGCCCCATAACCAAAAAACATTTGATGCCTTGCTGACCGAAGAATTGAAACGATTCCAATCCTCTCCTTACCTTCTGCTTGAAGGGGAAAGCAAACGAATCGGAAAAGTGACGCTTCCTGATCAGTTAATGAAAGCAAAAGAACAAGGAACTCAGCTGGTGATTGATATGCCCATTGAAGAAAGAATCATCCACATATTGGAAGACTATCAGCCGTGGGATTACAAACAAGAATGTTTAGAGGCATTCCGCCGAATCAAAAGACGCATTCATACCCCCATCGCTAAGCAAATTGAATCCGATTTGGAAGCAGACTGCTTTGCTTCTGCAGTAAAGCTGCTGCTCGAATACTATTATGATCCCTTATACGAACATTCGACGAATCAATATGACGAGGACCGAATCGTCACAATACAAGCCCACAACACCGGCGAAGCGGTCGAAGCCATTCGCGAGTATCTTACAACAATCACACAGCACTAA
- a CDS encoding DUF2533 family protein — protein sequence MSVHKEISLHAQKQNQLYQQFIALDDKREHFIEEAVELCKAGREFTTDRINQVTEQINRLANHRLIPSRKWVTEEMVREYVKKLQEN from the coding sequence GTGAGTGTACATAAAGAGATATCTCTGCATGCACAAAAGCAAAACCAGCTTTATCAGCAATTCATTGCGTTGGATGACAAGCGGGAGCATTTTATTGAAGAAGCGGTGGAATTGTGCAAAGCCGGCCGGGAGTTTACGACGGACCGCATTAATCAGGTGACGGAGCAAATCAATCGCTTGGCCAACCATCGGCTGATTCCCAGCCGTAAATGGGTCACAGAGGAAATGGTGCGTGAATATGTGAAGAAGCTGCAAGAAAACTGA
- a CDS encoding H-type small acid-soluble spore protein: MDLKRAKQIVSSSADIDVKFQGASVWIDQLHEDEKMATVHLRGPLEERTQVAIADLVEAED; this comes from the coding sequence ATGGATCTAAAACGCGCCAAACAAATCGTTTCATCTTCTGCTGATATTGATGTGAAATTTCAAGGGGCCTCCGTCTGGATCGATCAATTGCATGAAGATGAAAAAATGGCCACTGTTCATTTAAGAGGCCCGCTTGAAGAAAGAACGCAGGTGGCGATTGCTGATTTAGTGGAAGCGGAGGATTAA
- a CDS encoding glycerophosphodiester phosphodiesterase, which yields MKQTFLISSAVLAVLCAIIIFGKEKEVSRSAPPEIFAHRGAVDQWNEHTIQAYRQSIQDGADWIEIDLRMTKDGVLVPMHDETIERTTTGKGKVEDMTWKELSQFQSVSPKHTAPIPTLEEVFQTFGDLPRYYIETRLVRNRPQMEKELVRLLKKHRLLNSQRVMVQSFDSASLHEMKRLAPNLPFVQLYRTKKFSLKEAIHSPYPTIGLESRHVSQKTVEALHQAGKEIHVFFNQRNREKAEQKRISHFNIDGYFTNNVRYTKALFQR from the coding sequence ATGAAACAAACATTCCTGATTAGCAGTGCGGTTTTGGCGGTATTATGCGCTATAATTATATTTGGAAAAGAAAAGGAAGTAAGCCGATCCGCGCCGCCAGAAATCTTTGCCCATCGCGGAGCTGTCGATCAATGGAATGAGCATACGATCCAAGCCTACAGGCAATCCATACAAGATGGGGCGGATTGGATTGAGATTGATTTGCGGATGACCAAAGATGGAGTGCTCGTTCCGATGCATGATGAGACGATTGAAAGGACAACAACAGGCAAAGGAAAAGTTGAGGACATGACGTGGAAGGAGCTGTCGCAGTTTCAATCGGTTTCGCCCAAGCATACGGCTCCGATTCCAACCCTTGAAGAAGTGTTCCAAACTTTTGGTGATCTGCCGCGTTATTATATTGAAACTAGACTTGTCCGAAACCGGCCTCAAATGGAGAAAGAGCTTGTCCGCCTGTTAAAAAAGCATCGCTTATTGAACAGCCAGCGAGTGATGGTTCAGTCGTTTGATTCCGCCAGTTTACATGAGATGAAACGATTAGCCCCGAATTTGCCGTTCGTGCAATTATATCGAACGAAGAAATTTTCTTTGAAGGAAGCGATTCACAGCCCGTATCCAACGATTGGTTTAGAATCCCGCCATGTCAGCCAGAAGACGGTTGAAGCGCTTCATCAAGCAGGAAAAGAGATCCATGTCTTTTTCAATCAAAGGAACCGGGAAAAAGCGGAGCAAAAAAGAATAAGCCATTTCAATATAGACGGTTACTTCACCAACAACGTCCGTTATACAAAAGCATTATTTCAGCGCTAA
- a CDS encoding ABC transporter substrate-binding protein, whose amino-acid sequence MKKMLLFIGLSVLLVVLAACGSKEEKANAGEPQKTKDGKTVVTFWHSMGGKAQESLDEIVKEYNESQDKVQVNAEYQGTYEESLPKFQSVAGSDAAPTMVQVQEVGTMAMINSGKIEPIQKFIDEENYDMKQLEENIVNYYNVDGKFYSMPFNSSTPVLYYNKDAFKKAGLDPEKAPATFEEVEEFSKKIVESNPKMKGFALQAYGWLFEELLANQGGELLNNDNGRSKTATKVAFDEKGKSIFEWVERMNKDKTFANYGTNGDNMIAGFLAGDVAMFMQSSAALRDVVDNASFEVGSAYIPYPKDAEREGVVIGGASLWMSKGKPAEEQKAAWDFMKYLQTPEVQAKWHVGTGYFAINPKAYDVDVAKKAHKEMPQLKVAIEQLQSSKSSFATQGALMDMIPEERKIMETALESVYNGEDADKAFKSAVEQVNAAIEQANAARGE is encoded by the coding sequence ATGAAAAAGATGCTTTTATTCATCGGATTATCTGTTCTGCTTGTTGTATTAGCCGCTTGTGGTTCAAAAGAAGAAAAAGCCAATGCAGGTGAGCCGCAAAAAACTAAAGATGGCAAAACGGTCGTGACCTTCTGGCACTCTATGGGAGGTAAAGCGCAAGAATCGCTGGATGAGATTGTGAAAGAATATAACGAATCGCAAGACAAAGTTCAGGTCAATGCCGAGTATCAAGGCACCTACGAAGAGTCGTTGCCTAAGTTTCAAAGCGTAGCCGGTTCAGATGCAGCGCCGACAATGGTGCAGGTGCAGGAAGTTGGTACAATGGCCATGATCAACAGCGGCAAGATTGAACCGATTCAAAAGTTTATCGATGAAGAAAACTATGACATGAAGCAATTGGAAGAAAATATCGTCAATTATTATAATGTGGATGGAAAGTTTTATTCTATGCCGTTTAACTCTTCAACACCAGTGCTTTATTACAATAAGGATGCCTTCAAAAAAGCGGGGCTAGATCCGGAAAAAGCGCCAGCAACATTTGAAGAGGTAGAAGAGTTTTCTAAAAAAATTGTAGAAAGCAATCCGAAGATGAAAGGCTTTGCTCTGCAAGCGTACGGATGGTTATTCGAAGAGCTGCTTGCTAACCAAGGCGGAGAATTATTGAACAATGATAACGGCCGCTCTAAAACTGCGACAAAAGTGGCTTTTGATGAAAAAGGAAAATCCATTTTTGAATGGGTTGAACGAATGAATAAAGACAAAACATTTGCTAATTACGGCACAAATGGTGACAATATGATAGCTGGTTTCTTAGCGGGAGATGTAGCGATGTTTATGCAATCCTCTGCTGCTTTGCGCGATGTGGTGGATAATGCTTCGTTTGAAGTAGGTTCAGCTTATATTCCATATCCTAAAGATGCAGAACGCGAAGGTGTCGTGATCGGCGGAGCTAGCTTATGGATGTCAAAAGGCAAGCCCGCTGAAGAACAAAAAGCAGCATGGGATTTCATGAAGTATTTGCAGACACCAGAAGTGCAAGCAAAATGGCATGTAGGCACTGGTTACTTCGCAATTAATCCGAAGGCCTATGACGTAGATGTAGCGAAAAAAGCGCATAAAGAAATGCCGCAATTGAAAGTAGCCATTGAGCAATTGCAGTCATCAAAATCCTCTTTCGCAACACAAGGAGCTTTGATGGATATGATTCCTGAAGAACGAAAAATTATGGAAACAGCTTTGGAAAGTGTATATAACGGAGAAGACGCGGATAAAGCATTTAAATCTGCTGTCGAGCAAGTAAACGCCGCTATTGAACAAGCGAATGCCGCACGCGGTGAATAA
- a CDS encoding carbohydrate ABC transporter permease produces the protein MSMPLYRKVLTYFLLTVMGVVVFAPTILAFWLSFMSNEDIFSGNFFSPKLTFDNYILAFERFPLWSYLINSFIVSLVIMMGQLIVASLAAYAFVFLKFKGRNALFFLFLATMMIPFEASIIPNFQTIRDAGLLNTYSGLALPFLATAFGTFLLRQNFKQIPYELKEASEIVGMGDFRFYLTVVLPTAKTSLVTLGVYGFLSAWNMYLWPLLATTDDTVRTVQIGLKQLQSQEQMNEWGVMMAGAVIVAIPTLLLLFLGQKQLQKGLTEGAIK, from the coding sequence ATGAGCATGCCGCTGTATCGCAAGGTTCTCACTTACTTCTTGCTGACAGTGATGGGGGTTGTGGTTTTTGCGCCAACTATCCTCGCTTTTTGGTTAAGCTTTATGTCCAATGAAGATATCTTTTCTGGAAACTTCTTTTCGCCAAAGCTGACGTTTGATAACTACATATTAGCATTTGAACGGTTTCCATTATGGTCCTATTTAATTAATAGCTTCATTGTTTCGCTGGTTATTATGATGGGCCAATTGATTGTTGCCAGCTTGGCCGCCTATGCCTTTGTTTTTCTGAAATTCAAAGGGAGAAATGCTCTGTTCTTCCTATTCCTGGCGACGATGATGATCCCGTTTGAAGCGTCCATCATTCCGAACTTCCAAACAATTCGGGATGCCGGTTTATTAAATACCTATAGCGGATTAGCTTTGCCGTTTTTGGCCACAGCGTTTGGAACGTTCTTGCTTCGGCAGAACTTTAAGCAAATTCCCTATGAATTAAAGGAAGCCAGTGAAATTGTCGGCATGGGAGACTTTCGCTTTTATTTAACGGTTGTCTTGCCTACGGCTAAAACAAGTCTGGTGACATTGGGGGTATACGGCTTTTTAAGCGCATGGAATATGTACTTATGGCCGCTGTTGGCTACGACTGATGACACGGTCCGAACCGTGCAAATTGGTTTGAAGCAGCTTCAGTCTCAAGAACAGATGAACGAATGGGGAGTGATGATGGCTGGTGCCGTGATCGTTGCCATTCCAACTTTGCTTTTATTATTCTTAGGCCAAAAGCAGCTCCAAAAAGGTCTTACAGAGGGTGCTATTAAATAA
- a CDS encoding glycerophosphodiester phosphodiesterase yields the protein MTKIFAHRGWKGQYPENTLLSFRKALELQVDGLEFDVQLTKDGELVVIHDEQLNRTTDGSGFVKDHTLQELKEYSAGAVFQEHPNFQQDWKEERIPTLTEVLQLHQEFPHAYLNIELKTSVFRYPTIEEKVLDCLKPFHCHQQIIFSSFHLPTLIRLRQLDSEAHIAWLINDFVPQPEDYMQTFQLDALHINQHILRSEPYGAPELVSRLRAWTINEEQMMKEAFLSNIDTVMTDHPDIALRVKDETNIPD from the coding sequence ATGACAAAAATATTTGCTCATCGAGGTTGGAAAGGCCAATACCCAGAGAATACATTGCTAAGTTTTCGCAAGGCGTTAGAACTGCAAGTTGATGGATTAGAGTTTGACGTGCAGCTGACAAAAGACGGTGAACTGGTCGTCATCCACGACGAACAGTTGAATCGGACAACGGACGGATCCGGATTTGTTAAGGATCACACTCTTCAAGAATTAAAGGAATACAGTGCAGGAGCTGTATTTCAGGAGCATCCGAATTTTCAGCAGGACTGGAAGGAGGAACGAATTCCGACGTTAACAGAAGTCCTGCAATTGCATCAAGAATTTCCGCATGCGTATTTGAACATTGAACTGAAAACCAGTGTTTTTCGTTATCCGACCATTGAAGAAAAAGTGCTGGACTGTTTAAAACCGTTTCATTGTCATCAGCAAATTATATTTTCTTCCTTTCATCTGCCGACTTTAATCAGATTGCGGCAGCTCGATTCAGAAGCCCATATTGCTTGGCTAATCAACGATTTCGTTCCCCAGCCGGAAGATTACATGCAGACCTTTCAGTTGGATGCATTGCATATTAATCAGCATATTTTGCGATCGGAACCGTATGGAGCGCCGGAGTTAGTTTCCCGGTTACGCGCTTGGACCATCAATGAGGAGCAAATGATGAAAGAAGCTTTTCTAAGCAATATTGATACGGTGATGACGGATCATCCGGACATCGCATTGCGCGTGAAAGATGAAACAAACATTCCTGATTAG
- a CDS encoding DUF1648 domain-containing protein: protein MSNYWQRPEIKIPKTKSEWIWDIIGFFFFFASILFLFIVWGNLPEKVPAHYGFSGEVNRWGSKWELLILPGTGVFLLLLMTAMERHPEMHNYPRRFNESNAEAFYRHSRKIVNQLKNICLLLFAFIQVTTILIALGYKINLNQWFLPVIIVSTGWPIVIGLIKQKKIK from the coding sequence ATGTCGAATTATTGGCAGCGTCCAGAAATCAAAATCCCTAAAACGAAAAGCGAATGGATATGGGATATTATAGGCTTCTTCTTTTTCTTTGCCTCCATCTTGTTTCTGTTCATCGTTTGGGGGAACCTTCCAGAAAAGGTGCCTGCCCATTATGGCTTCTCTGGGGAAGTAAACAGATGGGGATCAAAGTGGGAACTGCTTATCCTTCCTGGAACGGGAGTATTTCTGCTTCTTTTGATGACGGCAATGGAAAGACATCCTGAAATGCACAATTACCCTCGCCGCTTTAATGAATCAAATGCTGAAGCCTTTTATCGGCACAGCCGAAAGATCGTAAATCAGCTCAAGAATATTTGCTTGCTCCTTTTTGCGTTCATTCAAGTTACAACCATTCTGATTGCTTTAGGCTACAAGATAAACCTAAATCAATGGTTTCTCCCCGTCATTATTGTCAGTACGGGATGGCCTATCGTGATTGGGCTTATTAAACAAAAAAAGATTAAATAA
- the selD gene encoding selenide, water dikinase SelD has product MAETNQIKLTSLSSKGGCGCKIGPADLVQVLRELPPAAPNPDVLVGLDTSDDAGVYRLNDDLAIVQTVDFFTPIVDDPYSFGQVAAANAISDIYAMGGKPLTALNIVAFPISSLDKNILTEILRGAGDKLQEAGATLVGGHSIDDKEPKFGLAVTGIIHPEKIRTNAGAKPGDQLILTKPIGVGITTTSIKRGLVTEEEIANVTKVMATLNKTAAETMASYNIHACTDVTGFGLLGHSLEMAKGSRTGLSIYKDQVPVLPRVRELAEAGAVPGGTKNNFAHIKEDVTFPTAMDQIDQWILCDAVTSGGLLMAVSSEDAKSLLSDLQSAGVAAAVIGEVTEEHPGHITVL; this is encoded by the coding sequence ATGGCAGAAACGAATCAAATTAAGCTTACCTCACTTTCTTCAAAAGGGGGCTGCGGCTGTAAAATCGGGCCTGCTGATTTAGTTCAAGTATTAAGAGAGTTGCCGCCCGCCGCACCGAATCCCGATGTATTAGTTGGTTTAGATACAAGTGATGATGCAGGTGTATACCGTTTGAACGATGATTTAGCCATTGTTCAGACCGTTGACTTCTTCACTCCGATTGTTGATGACCCTTATTCATTCGGACAAGTGGCTGCCGCGAATGCTATCAGTGATATTTATGCAATGGGAGGAAAACCGCTTACCGCATTAAATATTGTGGCGTTTCCGATCTCTTCACTAGACAAGAACATTTTGACTGAGATTTTGCGCGGAGCTGGAGATAAATTGCAGGAAGCAGGTGCCACATTAGTGGGCGGTCACTCTATTGATGATAAAGAGCCGAAATTCGGGTTGGCCGTTACGGGGATCATCCATCCGGAGAAAATCCGGACAAATGCTGGGGCCAAACCAGGAGATCAGCTGATTCTAACGAAACCAATCGGCGTCGGTATCACTACTACTTCCATTAAACGCGGACTGGTCACAGAAGAAGAAATCGCCAATGTCACAAAAGTGATGGCAACATTAAATAAAACAGCTGCTGAAACGATGGCATCTTACAATATCCATGCATGTACGGACGTAACAGGCTTCGGATTACTCGGCCACTCATTGGAAATGGCGAAAGGAAGCCGTACTGGCCTCAGCATTTATAAAGATCAAGTCCCTGTGCTGCCCAGAGTAAGAGAACTGGCTGAAGCGGGCGCGGTGCCAGGCGGAACAAAAAATAATTTTGCCCATATAAAAGAAGATGTAACTTTCCCGACAGCGATGGACCAAATCGATCAATGGATTTTATGCGATGCGGTCACTTCCGGAGGGCTATTAATGGCTGTCTCCAGCGAAGACGCCAAGAGCTTGCTGTCTGATTTACAGTCAGCTGGCGTAGCAGCGGCGGTCATTGGAGAAGTGACGGAAGAACATCCCGGACATATCACCGTGTTGTAA
- a CDS encoding ABC transporter ATP-binding protein, which produces MSKIEIENLSKSYDQKHYVLNGIDVTIEEGEFFVLVGPSGSGKSTLLRMIAGLEEISGGTLRMNGQEVNHLPPKQRNLSMVFQNYALYPHLTVEQNILFGLKAKRVSKEEQKKRLIKAADMMGLTDYLKRKPRQLSGGQRQRVALARAVVSDAPLCLMDEPLSNLDAKLRAQMRTEIRRLQRQLGLTMIYVTHDQIEAMTMGDRIMVLNDGKIQQVGNPIELYNEPANLFVASFIGSPRMNLGSAVLKGNVLLIENEYEVLLSDQTVHALPQNEPLTVGIRPEHLTPATGMLPSHQLETVNVEQLGNETLLTFAAGEQLWTAKWIGQHLIQSNETVSLHIGEEHLLFFHTESGELIRSAQQTNGNGAMVSV; this is translated from the coding sequence GTGAGCAAAATTGAAATTGAGAATCTTTCGAAATCCTATGACCAAAAACACTATGTGTTAAATGGGATCGATGTAACGATAGAAGAAGGGGAGTTTTTCGTACTGGTCGGTCCTTCGGGTTCGGGGAAAAGCACATTGCTGAGAATGATTGCCGGCTTGGAGGAGATATCAGGCGGTACGCTGCGCATGAATGGTCAAGAAGTCAATCACTTGCCTCCAAAGCAGCGGAATTTATCGATGGTTTTTCAAAACTATGCCTTGTATCCGCATTTGACGGTCGAGCAAAACATCTTGTTTGGGCTAAAGGCGAAAAGAGTATCGAAAGAGGAGCAGAAAAAGCGGCTAATTAAAGCAGCAGATATGATGGGGTTAACCGATTATTTAAAGCGCAAGCCGCGCCAATTATCCGGAGGACAGCGCCAGCGGGTAGCGCTCGCTCGCGCGGTAGTCAGCGATGCGCCGCTGTGTTTGATGGACGAACCACTATCCAACCTGGATGCCAAATTGCGTGCGCAAATGAGAACGGAAATCCGCCGGCTACAGCGGCAGCTTGGCTTAACCATGATCTATGTCACTCATGATCAAATTGAGGCAATGACAATGGGCGACCGGATTATGGTGCTGAATGACGGCAAAATCCAGCAGGTCGGCAATCCGATTGAATTATATAACGAGCCGGCTAATTTGTTTGTTGCTTCATTTATTGGCTCGCCGCGGATGAATTTAGGATCAGCTGTGCTGAAAGGAAATGTTCTGTTGATTGAAAACGAATATGAAGTGCTACTTTCAGATCAGACAGTTCATGCACTGCCGCAAAATGAACCGCTAACGGTAGGCATTCGTCCGGAGCATTTAACGCCGGCAACGGGGATGCTGCCATCGCATCAGCTTGAGACGGTGAATGTGGAGCAGTTAGGAAATGAAACGCTCTTGACATTTGCAGCAGGGGAACAGCTGTGGACAGCAAAATGGATCGGACAGCATTTAATTCAAAGCAATGAGACCGTCTCACTTCATATCGGAGAAGAGCATCTGCTGTTTTTTCACACTGAATCAGGTGAGCTGATCCGTTCCGCACAACAAACGAATGGGAATGGGGCAATGGTGAGCGTATGA
- a CDS encoding permease, protein MSQLDLPPQPQPANHKKVLWLVGAFLLIAAVGLLYVKWWPYYNKTITAATTHSIGSSILGDLSETAPSWQAALDYAAVYFQSVWKAAILGVLLGSLLQVLLPTQWLLKFLGKASFGSTAIAGAASVPSMMCTCCAAPIAVGLRKKQVSIGAALAYWIGNPMINPATLVFMAFVLSWEFTVIRLVFGLLLTFGVSYIANRLVKERQSVNIDQLVAETELKGSFLSRWFKSMGSMLLYIVPAYVVSVLLLGAGRVWLFPQLSETAANSLLAIILFAVAGTLFVIPTAAEIPIIQAFLSLGLGAGPAAALLITLPAVSLPSLIMVAKSFPKKVLLFVAASVIILGVVSGLVGKAIL, encoded by the coding sequence ATGTCACAATTAGATTTGCCACCGCAGCCTCAGCCTGCGAATCATAAAAAAGTCCTTTGGCTTGTCGGGGCGTTTTTATTGATTGCAGCTGTTGGATTGCTTTATGTAAAATGGTGGCCTTATTACAACAAAACGATTACGGCCGCGACTACGCATTCGATCGGCTCATCCATTTTAGGAGATCTGTCGGAGACGGCGCCTTCCTGGCAAGCGGCTTTGGATTATGCCGCTGTTTATTTCCAATCTGTTTGGAAAGCAGCGATCTTAGGAGTTCTGCTCGGGTCCTTACTTCAAGTCTTGCTGCCGACACAATGGCTTCTGAAGTTCCTCGGAAAAGCCTCATTTGGCAGCACAGCGATTGCTGGAGCAGCTTCGGTTCCAAGTATGATGTGCACTTGCTGTGCCGCACCCATCGCTGTTGGACTTCGGAAAAAGCAAGTATCGATCGGAGCAGCATTGGCCTATTGGATCGGAAACCCCATGATCAATCCAGCGACCCTGGTTTTTATGGCTTTCGTATTGTCTTGGGAATTTACCGTCATTCGTCTTGTATTCGGGCTGCTTTTAACTTTTGGGGTCAGCTATATAGCGAATCGTTTAGTGAAAGAACGCCAGTCCGTCAATATTGATCAACTCGTCGCTGAGACCGAACTTAAGGGTAGCTTTTTATCCAGATGGTTCAAAAGCATGGGTAGCATGCTGCTTTACATTGTGCCGGCATATGTTGTATCCGTCTTGCTCCTAGGAGCGGGCCGTGTTTGGCTATTCCCGCAATTGAGTGAAACAGCTGCGAACAGTTTACTGGCGATCATTTTATTTGCAGTGGCGGGAACGCTGTTTGTGATTCCAACGGCCGCCGAAATTCCAATTATCCAAGCATTTCTTTCTCTTGGCCTTGGAGCAGGACCAGCTGCAGCCTTGCTGATTACATTACCGGCCGTCAGTTTGCCTTCTTTAATAATGGTAGCTAAGTCCTTTCCGAAGAAAGTCTTATTATTCGTGGCTGCTTCAGTCATTATTCTCGGGGTAGTTAGCGGCTTAGTCGGCAAAGCCATTTTATAG
- a CDS encoding carbohydrate ABC transporter permease, producing MSEASLTNTTVNKVDVRSIKRKEAAIRLFKGFLFLLPSLLLFGVFLFYPMVKTVYLSLFLTNSSGETTLFVGLKNYIETLTSPLFLNSMKVTGLFVLYTVPPTIIFSLFLALLANEKLKGVGVYRTIFSSSMGISTAAASVFWLFLFHPTIGGLNQILQWMGLDTIAWLTDPQWSLFSVSLSTIWMNTGFTFLILLGGLQSIHSYLYESAQIDGASYWYQLRRITIPMLSPTLFFVVTVTLINAFQTFGQIDMLTKGGPQNSTNLIVYSIYRDAFVNYQYGLASTKAVILFIIILLLTFVQFKLGERKVHYQ from the coding sequence ATGAGTGAAGCATCTTTAACAAATACAACCGTGAATAAAGTCGATGTCCGCAGCATCAAGAGAAAAGAAGCCGCCATCCGATTATTCAAGGGATTCTTGTTTTTGCTGCCTTCGTTATTGCTATTCGGTGTGTTTTTATTTTATCCGATGGTAAAGACCGTTTATTTAAGTCTGTTTTTAACGAACAGCAGCGGGGAAACGACCCTTTTTGTCGGGTTGAAAAATTACATCGAAACGCTGACCTCTCCGCTTTTCTTAAACAGTATGAAGGTGACGGGCTTATTCGTGTTATACACCGTGCCGCCGACGATTATCTTCAGTCTGTTTCTGGCCCTTTTGGCGAATGAAAAGCTTAAAGGAGTCGGCGTATACCGAACAATTTTCTCCTCATCCATGGGGATCTCAACGGCCGCCGCTTCCGTGTTTTGGCTGTTTCTGTTTCATCCGACCATCGGGGGATTGAATCAGATTTTACAATGGATGGGGCTGGACACGATCGCCTGGCTGACCGATCCGCAATGGTCGCTGTTTTCCGTTTCGCTATCGACGATTTGGATGAATACAGGCTTTACCTTTTTAATATTACTCGGCGGATTGCAGTCGATTCACAGCTATTTATATGAAAGTGCGCAAATTGATGGGGCGAGCTACTGGTATCAGCTGAGAAGAATTACGATTCCAATGCTGTCACCGACGCTGTTTTTCGTTGTCACTGTCACATTGATCAATGCCTTTCAAACATTCGGCCAGATTGACATGCTTACAAAAGGCGGACCGCAAAACTCTACCAACCTGATTGTCTATTCTATTTATCGGGATGCTTTTGTAAATTATCAATACGGTCTGGCAAGTACAAAAGCAGTAATTCTTTTCATCATCATTTTGCTGCTGACATTCGTGCAATTTAAGCTGGGTGAAAGGAAGGTGCATTATCAATGA